A stretch of Pseudobacteriovorax antillogorgiicola DNA encodes these proteins:
- a CDS encoding c-type cytochrome: protein MSKVLYLGIATSLCVLSCKSEEKTTNEAQPQAASSDTSYGEALNEMKAACRTSPTFSHDGARNGSLIPNYTGFNANSPFNVTLTIRVTCNPSLSSEQITERVGAEYVDIIYQALSDWALEYNWFSDRSITAEFDENLAELASSSATDDMSWTMVFNTKGGGDIDVKLGSSDNLEVDDFKIIATTYTDEAITSGENIFNNRANDEGTCISCHSDGNTAPVLNGEYIKICSDDETVGVILNGAYSGSGQCSGDDLPEVDPHAFASMITDAEARSIIAWMRTQ, encoded by the coding sequence ATGAGTAAAGTTTTATATCTAGGTATCGCTACTAGTCTATGTGTTTTATCCTGCAAAAGTGAAGAAAAAACGACTAATGAAGCCCAGCCTCAAGCGGCGAGTTCGGATACCTCCTACGGGGAAGCGCTCAATGAAATGAAGGCAGCGTGTCGAACAAGCCCAACCTTTAGTCATGATGGAGCCCGAAACGGCAGCCTGATTCCCAACTACACGGGCTTTAATGCAAACTCACCGTTTAACGTTACACTTACAATTCGGGTGACCTGTAACCCTAGCCTCAGTTCAGAGCAAATCACAGAGCGAGTTGGTGCGGAATACGTGGATATCATTTATCAAGCGCTGTCCGATTGGGCCTTGGAATATAATTGGTTTTCGGACAGATCCATTACCGCAGAGTTTGACGAGAACCTTGCCGAACTAGCTAGTTCAAGTGCAACCGATGATATGAGTTGGACCATGGTCTTCAACACCAAAGGAGGAGGGGACATCGACGTGAAGCTGGGCAGTTCTGATAATCTGGAGGTTGACGATTTCAAGATTATTGCGACAACCTATACCGATGAGGCCATCACTTCGGGAGAGAATATTTTCAATAATCGAGCCAACGATGAGGGAACCTGTATCTCCTGCCATAGTGATGGTAATACAGCCCCTGTCCTCAATGGTGAATATATTAAGATTTGTTCCGATGATGAGACAGTTGGTGTCATTCTCAATGGTGCTTACAGTGGATCAGGGCAATGCAGTGGTGATGACCTGCCCGAAGTTGACCCACATGCTTTTGCCAGCATGATCACCGATGCCGAAGCTCGATCGATTATTGCTTGGATGAGGACTCAATAA